CCCTTGGCCTGAAAAAGGGACCTGCATTCTCTTGACCTCCAGCAACTCTCAACTGATCTCCATTCCAAACTCTCCTTTATCCCCACTTTCATCCTGTCCCTCtttggctatctcctcatataatgctaCCCTTACCTCCGCCCTGgatgctgcagccccgctccaaagatGCACCTCAAGGAAGATGCGCCTCCAACCTTGTTTGTAGcatcatacaaatatattcggggccagtacaaaccattatctgaaaatctcttcacaaacaggactatacataggacacaatgtcACGCATTAaggctggaagaaagaagatttcatctaaggcaaagaaaagtgtttttttttacagtaagaactataattctctgcatgaagaagtggttttagcagagtgcatacagatgtttaaacagcaattggatgaatacgtccaaaaacaaaacatacagggatatcatttctaattagtggggtaatagctgcttgacccaaggagatatctgactgccattttggggtcaagaaggaagtttttcctctttgttgcaaaattgaaagcacttcagactgggatttttgccttcttttgaatcaaaagcaaaaaaaatgtgaggaaggccgAACTTGATaggcacaagtctcttttcatctatgtaattatgtaactatgtcacatttattgttacatttcctgcctttcataatattatatagagctgcagaattagttggtgctatataaataccaataacaataataatgatgGATTTGGCTAAATCTGATATTTCACACGCCTTAAACTTTGCTTTAAATTACCCAATTTTAATTTGGTTAATTTTAGCCcccacagaaaataaataaagggcaAAGGAAATATACATTACTATAAAAAATTCAGATATGATGATAAGTTGCGTTTCTTTCCATAAATATACTATTGGCctatatatagaaaaacaaacaactgaGAAAGACGGGGAGAGAagagaaataataaatattaccatCTCTCCTTTTCAACACTACACAACCTCATCCTCATTTCTTACACTAGCTCCCCTTTccttaaaacttttatttttcttttcacatCACCTTTTGCTATAGTGATTGAATTTGttgttaaatatagaaaaatattttgaataaaaatgtgaattattcACAGATTCCAAAAGAATTCAATACATTTGATGATTAAGAGTaaaagttgaacaattaataaaaataaaattggtttATTGGAAAATAAAGACATGGAGACACCATTGACTGGTTTCTCAGATGCTGTTGTCTCGTGTGCTTGTATTGTGCAGACAATGTTTAATTGAGGGAGTAACACCAAATCTAACATAAAGTAACATAGATATCAGATTAATTACAAAATACTGCTAGTTAGTAAAGCATTAAACTAAATCAACAGTGTTAAATATGTAGCCTATATATAAGGCCCTAAGTAGCTGACTATGACATAGAAGCGTCAATGATGTCATGATGAATGTGGcatacatagcagggttaatgaTGTCATGATGAATGTGGCATACATAGCAGAGTTAATGACATCACAGCAGGGTCAATGACATCACAGCAGGGTTAATGATGCATTAATGAATGTTAGAGACACCTGGGCTCATTTCTTCTCAGCTGCCAAGCAAGGAGAAAGCTTTGAGTAGTTTGAGATACATTGCTTTGTCATATAGCATCTAAAATGGGACGTAAAGTCTACaaaaagaatggaagaaaaggcAAAAAGAGATCTATGCCTGAAAATAATGAATGTTTAAGGAAAAGACAAATAATTAGCAGTTCAGCAACTTCGCGGGAGAATCCAATGGAGACATCAAGACAACATCAGGTAGCAGACAAAAAAAGTCCACTGAtgccacccattgacttcctatgCAGACTGCAATTGTTCTGTCAAACTGTTGTTGGAAGAATAAAAACAGGATTTAACTATATTGGTGAAATAGGAAGAAGGGGCAAGAAGAGACCTATCTCTGAACGTTATGAATGtcctaaaaaaagaataaaaaggagCTCTCCATCTAAAGAGCAACAAAGGGGAATGCTCCCCAAAAAAGCGAAGAGATCTTTCGATGAGGTCGACAGCACCGAGAACGCTCATCCATGTTCAAAGAGAAAAATGACCAAAGTTAACTGCTCCAAACACTCGAGGGTGACAGCCCCTACATCTCTGGTCAGGTTTTCCTTTCATTGTGAACTTGGAAGAGGAAGCTTTGGACAGGTATATATGGCATTCCTGAATTAGGTTCTATTATCAAGCATAATTATTTATTATAGAAATGGGAAATACAAATAGGGGTTTCATGGATAGTTGCGTATGTAAGATTTATAGTGGTTTCCAGATATGTATTTGCATTTACTATTCTATGTAGCTCAttcaaacatgtttattttataaaaacaccCTTATAAAGCAGGCTTAATCTAGTATACTGCTAACACTCTGCTTGCCATGACTCACCTCTTATTTATGTCTTTTCCAGGTCCTACTGGCCACAGATGTCATCAGCAAACAAAAGATGgctgtaaaaatggtaaaaaagagATGCCTCTTAAAACAAGATAAGGAGGCTATTCATGTTGAGCGTCGGGTGCTGGAGGTCGCTAGTGGGAGTCCATTCCTTACCCATGCGTTTTCCACATTCCAAACCAAGGTACTAGAGTGACTTATCATCCAAATTATCCTCTTTGTTGCTAGTTAATAAAGCTAGGCATGCTATAATATTACTAGTCAATCTGTAAACATTACATAATTTGAATGTAGAACTAACCACATGTGCAATCaactatttcttttttaatattttatatatttttatatgtattttgtacAAACAGAACAGCATCTGCACACACAATAGCACAATAGCACAATAGTGCAAAAATGACACTTGGCTCAACCTGACTTTATTTTACATGTCATATAAAGTACTAACCTGACCAGATTAGACTTGCACATCCTTAGAGAGAAGTCCCTATCTTAATGATATCAATGAAGACTATTAAAATCAAACTTCCCAGCACATTTAAATATGATAacttaataatacaaaaaatcaaaaaaatatatattgatgagTCTATTCATATTTGGATTATAACTCTATCACATACGTGTATTCTTTAATACAATAGCTAAGCAGCATTGCCGATTATTATTTTGTAACCGACTGAGGCTTTATTAAGTTTAACATATCATTctgcattaaatacattttacaatgaAAGTAAATAATCACTCTTTCAATCTCCACACATAGCTAGAAGAATATCCTATCTCCATCAGTGTGCTAAACTGTCTAATCTAATCCTTACCAATCCTTGCCTGTTATCATTTCACAATTATCTCTCCTTGCTACCTGAAAGGGCTGCATTAATTGACACAAGGAATATGTGCATTAAAGGGCTTCGATACTGCCCCATTGATCACAGCTTTTTACTAAGTATTCCTAATCACATTTCTAACCCAATCACCTAGGAAAATAACATGACAGTAAAAATCAACTGTGCCCATATTGTAAACTGTACTTTTTTCCTCAAACAGGACTATCTTATATACGTCTTGGAGTATTTAAGTGGAGGAAATCTATGGAATTTAATATCTGAATATAGTCCACTTATAAGGAGCGCCACAAGGTAAGATGTTAAAACTGGAATATATAATTGGTATGAGAGGTAGAATGAGAGATCAAGACCTCAtgttcaaaaatatatttattcctggctaatcatggcagcatcacttatgggtagctcctcccttagcagtcacaggacaggaattaattagattaattaattaattagactgataggtataaagagtccctcctccccttacaccacagtcttttttcctgtccttagcaagttctacaggactttttactttttattttatggccaccttcctgcgtttgtcgtgggttcgttccaaatgaagttcagcctctcttcatttgaaggacccagtaaacagcctgcatgagcaggactaactgggtcaggttcagagtaagtactgaactgctgcgtgggatGTATATCTAGTGTTTGAGGGAGACACTGTTCTAAGCTTCCTGGGGTTGGTTATCCTTAAAAATTTCCCCTTGTTCTGGAAGTGCCCCTAGTAATTGGGGTTGAAATCCCCCCTTACCTTGCTGGCAGTGCTTTGGGGATCCATACTGCTGTCTGCCTAATGAAGGGTGCTGTTGTGTTCTATTGGGAGTTGTGTTTTCTTGCCTGCACGCCCTGGGTTGCCCCTGAGGGCTttctgggagttgctgtccttgTGGGGGCTGTGTTCAGCTCTTCCTCGGCCAGCGTTGCTGTTTTGCCGAGGTGTGCGTTCCAGCCGCGGaattgccgaacccggaagtgcctcgCGCCGGccgcgaggcttggaacgcatggcgtgcgttccagcgctctgcgcatgcgcggaccgggcGCAGAGGTATTTAAACAGGGGAATACTGACACTTGCCTGTCAGCTGTTCGGAACTTCTGATTTTCGGTCTGTATTTCGCCAGTTCTCCTTCTTGCTGTCTTTtggctgcctggagtgtgttTTCTGCCGTTATGAGGTAGGATTGCCAGTTTCCATGGTTATTGCTGGGGGCTTTGGGTTTGCTTTCCAGTTTGCACTTTTGGACTTATTAGGAATGTGTTTCTGATTTGCCTTTGTTCCTTTTAtagtatggattctccctctgcctctgctagatccctctctagaaaacataggtgagccatttattttgttcaggggggggttgttaaaagagtgccatgctgagcctgtaatatatgttatatatggctttatttcagccccagcaaacagttggattctccagcgagaaaatccagagaaaagaCCAACAGATGCATCAATTGTTCATCACCTGCTCcacctggaaggaacctctgcagggaatgcttgtcggaagcggctaatgtccccagtaagacttcaccgcaggacgaccttaagctttggatttcccgtgcaattgctgagggctttaagtctaccacgggatgtggcggccctcctaagagacgcagagcggaacctcagtcttccagctctgaggaggatccggacctgtgggaggtctctgatgagggggaggaggaggctgactatgcctccaggtctctggactctaAGTCTGTGGATCGGCTTATtaccctcctcagagacactcttagcctcacggaagagaagtctgaattgagagaggctgacaggttctTTGAGGATTTGAAACCTAATAGACCAACGTTCCCAGTGCATTCCTCTATaaaggacatgatccttcaggagtggaataagccggagaggaagtccaccttgaaaaacaagTTCGCAAGGACTTATCCTTATTCTACCatggactgctgcctttggaattcggttcccaaggttgatgccgcagtgatccatatggctaaaaagaccacgcttcctatagactccatggcatacttaagagaacctatggaaaagcgtatggatggtgacctaattaaagcctatctggcgctaggctctgcccttcatccggcagtggcgctgaccactctctccagggccttacgagtttggctcgctaatttggaggaagatattgatcaaggtgtccgtagagaacatctcctgggaagtctcaaggatttgtgccttgctactgaattttgctctgaagcctccctggacatcactcgcatgattgccaaaggtatggccctatcggtggcctccagaagggctttatggcttcattcctggggggcggactatgcctccaaagcgtccttgtgtggtctaccgttccaaggggacctcctgtttggtaagatcctggaggatgccattcagaaagcggctgatgggaaaaaagcgtttcttccacaagtcagcagaaagggtttttcctcctcctggaaaaccaggcgatttaaggatcggtcctttcgggacagtagaagctacaagcccggaagggagtattccaggaactcttcgtggaagtccttctctcactcctcttccaataaggcttccagaggtagaggtgccaggacctccgggaagaccttctgaaggtcctcgggcccatccgggtacggtgggtggaagactgcagttcttttacccggtgtgggccgcaaatgtcacagacgagtgggtcacctcaatcataaaagaaggctacaggatagaattttcctctcgtccacgtgctgcccatttcagaaaatcaaaagtgtcagaaggtgtcaaacgaagggccatgaggacttgcatttccactctgttgggacagaaggtgttggaggaagtcccttctcacgaaagattccaggggatgtattccactgtgtttttggccccaaagccccagggaaagtggcgtctcatcctgaacctaaaaggagtgaacgcctttctagacgtaaggacattcaaaatggaatccttacagactatcctaaagtgcgtaaaagcaggagattggatgacctccatagacttaaaagacgcctactaccaaatccctgtaaacagcaatcacatgcagttccttcggttctgggctttaggaagacatttccaattccgagggcttccgtttggtctcagcttagcgccaaggactttctcgaaggtccttgtctctctgattgccgtcataaggatgagaggtatcgagatattccattacctggacgacatactcatcgtAGGGCCTTCACAAGGAATAGTGGAGCTTCATACATTAATGGCAATGAACATCctgcaagatcacgggtggcttctcaacatagaaaaaagctccctgattccatctcagaccatcgtgttcctcggagcggtgataaatacaatttctgctcatgtgtttttgtctccagagagggtcatgaagttacaagacaaagtcaagaagctccaggttctagaaaaggcctcggcaagggaagtcatgagtctcctgggttctttgacgtctacgataggtttggtgaagtgggcccaatggaagtttcgccctgtacagagttgttttcttctccagttcgacagagaaaAAACGGATTGGGATCAGGAAATTTCTCTGCCCCTGCCAGTAAGAAGAGAGTTGGACTGGTGGAGGAACGGGAAGAACCTAGCAAAGGGTTTTCCCTTGGAAGAACCTCCGTGGACCGttattacgacggatgccagttcttctggttggggtgcccacctcgattcctcatggactcaagggtggtggactcgagaagaaagtcggcttcactcgaacctaagagaactgcgagctgtttccaaggccattcaggtgttccttccaaagatcaggaattcctgggtgttgatcaagacggacaaccAGCGGTGGCCTCTtatgtaaacaaccagggaggcacaaggagcaagcggctcttaaaagagctagctcctctaatggtgatggccatgacctatctccagggactgaaggctatctatctcccaggctcggagaacgtagcggcggattttctcagcagatcagaaattctcccgggagaatggaaacttcaccagtcagtttttgcttggatcacccgtcggtggggcatgccccagatcgacctgatggcctcgttcaggaatcgccaggtggagaattactactccctccacccagagagtcaggcactgggccaggatgctctatctcttccttggtcgttcgatctggggtatgcgttccctcccctacccatgatacccaggttcctgagaaaagtttgggcagaagggaaaacggttattgccgtaatcccgatttggcctcgaaggccgtggtttcccctactgtcaacgctgagccaggaacagcctcggcccctgcctatattgaaggatctgctaacgcagggtccaatatcccatcctcatccggaacgcctcaaattgggggtgtgggtcttgaaaaagaaagacttcaacaattaggcctttcagaagcagtggtcaatactctcttacactcaaggaaggcttctacgtcttcatgctaccatagaatctgggatgtgtttcaggaatgggcttcggccaagcgagttgacttcatacgccctcgcaacactgaaatcttggagttcctgcaagaaggtctggataagggtcttagcatcagcactcttaaagttcagtcttcggccctgtcagctttgtgcaacacctcttggtcatcagacccattgatctccaggttcttcaaggcagctttcaagttgagaccaccttcgagatccactacccctccttgggaccttccgcttgttctcgactacctgactgaggatctattcgttcctcttgagaatttggatgctgtcctcctaacttacaaaacattgttcttagtagcaattacttccgctaggagaatttcagagatcaaggccttctccaccCTGCCTTCTTGTCTCCAGTTCTACcacaatagggtgtgcctgaaacctaatcctgcatttctgcctaaagtggtctctcgtttccatctatctcaagaggtggtcctgccatccttctaccccaatccttcttcaccagaggagatcaagtggcgacgtttggatgtcatgaactgcctgtctatgtaccttgaacgttctgctccttacaggaaaactcaccagcttttcgttttgccttcaggggccaggagaggtgaggcagcttCTCTATCTACattgaagcgttggattgctcttgtaatcagaaaggcttatctcaataaagatcgctctcctccgctgaagataaaggctcattcaaccagagcattgtcaacttcatgggctaattgggcagaggttccatacgatgacatttgcaaggcagccacctggtcttccccgatgacgttcatgaaacactacaaacttgatgtggatgctccttccacctcatttgggaagagtgtcttgtctacggtttctttgtcccgtggatattaaattcagtcatagcataataatttgttctgtgtgtttttatcataattttattcccaccctaattttgtgagcttgggtattacccataagtgatgctgccatgattagccaggaatagagaaaatttatgccaaacttaccgtaattttcttttcctggctatttctcatggcagcatcagggttcccgcccattttttattttcagctttataattggactgtggtgtaaggggaggagggactctttatacctatcagtctaattaattaattaatctaattaattcctgtcctgtgactgctaagggaggagctacccataagtgatgctgccatgagaaatagccaggaaaagaaaattacggtaagtttggcataaattttctctatttgtCACCATTTTCTCCCAATTTCTCATTCTTTAGGTTCATAGCTGCAGAAATAGTTTGTGGGCTGAAGTTTCTCCACAGCAAAGGCATCCTCCACCGGTAAACACTTAAATTCCTTTCCTTAATTCACGTTTTCTGAACACTCTTATTGCTGATGCTTGTTTTCTGTCCCTATTGTTTATTTATGACCTATAAATCCAACTTTATCCTCTCCATGGACAAAGATGGACCTCTTATTAAAAGTGGAGTTCTCATACAACGTAGATGTCCAGCACTCAGTTTCTCACAATCTGTCTCCATTTTTAGCATATCTATATTAGTAATCAGTGCGCCATTAGAGTGGTATAGCTGGAACCCCATATATAGAGCTTGTCTGCATGGCCTGCACCGCTGGTATGTCCAGAGGCCCTCAGGAGATGAATATAAGCAATATGCATTGTATCTCTCTATTCACTCTGTTGTAGAACAGCATTTGGGGAACACTACAACAGATGCCAGGATAGGTACCTATTGGCAGGGGCCTCATCATTACTGTTTCAGCATGCATTACCGTGAATTAGAGAAATAGGAATATCactgtgacagtagtcaccatcactagTGGACGAAGATGGACACTTTGTGTAGATCCCCAGATTACTCTTATGTTTAtcatgtgcccattataggtgcagggtgtgcacGATGTAAATTGTTAATTATTGAATTTTTTGAGCGCTCTCCTGTTCTGCTGATTCTCTCAACCagttaggtggatttggctgggaAGCCTGTACatcgccatctgttggttgtaaGTATCCTAAAACTGCGATAtgctgaatagcaaggcttgttcatttgcatattctggTAGATTTGTATATTATGAATTCTGTAGGCAGAGGAGATATTTCTTGTTAGTTATTGCCTTCCATAGCCTCTTAAAAATATGTTTATGTGTTGTGAGTTCCTGTATGTTTTTTCCATGTGATTTGTTATTTGTATTACATTGAGTTTGTCACAGCAAATATAATGTTATGCACATATGGGCTAGCCCAGAGTAAAAATTAAGCTGTGAGTTAGTTCCTTTTAGAACTGTGTGACCTGGTTGGTTTACTCAGGGATCTCAGTAACAGAGTTTTCGGACCTGTTGGCTGGGTGCTTGGTCCCTGAATCCCTGGACAAGTTAAAAAGAACTAGGCCAaagagccacaagtgcctttgcAATGGCAGTAGCTGGTCATAGTACAAGCAGAGTTGTAGATACCTGCCGAGGAAAAGAGACGAATGGCAAAGGCAGAGACGATGatatctgcctggaaggaaaAAGCTGCAGCCTGATCGGGTGAAAGAGTTCCTGAGAGAGCCCAGTCAAGCTTTGGCGGctgggtctgaagtgttccaGAGTCCCCTATGGCAGTGAGGAAGTGGACTTGGCTGAGGCATTCGGTTGGACTATGGGAGGTCTGTCACAATTTTCACCACATATCCCTGCTCCTCTGTCAGACAAAGCCCTGCATGCCTATGGTTTTCGTTTGAATGAGCATTTTCAGTCCTCGTTTTTAACATCTTGCTGTGGTACATCTACGGGATATGTTGGGTAGAATGGGGAAAGACATAGctttcatttaatttctctatttttaatttatattattaatattattaaaaactgTCTACACTGATGTTAAGTCTTCTGTATTGAAATCAAACTATAATGAACATCATATGATTCTCTTTGCAGGGATATCAAGCCGGAAAACATTATGTTAGACGGAGAGGGCCATGTAAAAATTGCTGACTTTGGGTTAGCATGGACAAATGTGTTTGGTGAGAGCACAAAGAGTAGCGTAGGTGGAACCATGGGATATGTTGCGCCAGAGGTGAGATACAAACAGTAGAGTTAATGTCTATTTGTCATT
The nucleotide sequence above comes from Pelobates fuscus isolate aPelFus1 chromosome 4, aPelFus1.pri, whole genome shotgun sequence. Encoded proteins:
- the LOC134609483 gene encoding protein kinase C delta type-like; its protein translation is MGRKVYKKNGRKGKKRSMPENNECLRKRQIISSSATSRENPMETSRQHQVADKKSPLMPPIDFLCRLQLFCQTVVGRIKTGFNYIGEIGRRGKKRPISERYECPKKRIKRSSPSKEQQRGMLPKKAKRSFDEVDSTENAHPCSKRKMTKVNCSKHSRVTAPTSLVRFSFHCELGRGSFGQVLLATDVISKQKMAVKMVKKRCLLKQDKEAIHVERRVLEVASGSPFLTHAFSTFQTKDYLIYVLEYLSGGNLWNLISEYSPLIRSATRFIAAEIVCGLKFLHSKGILHRDIKPENIMLDGEGHVKIADFGLAWTNVFGESTKSSVGGTMGYVAPEAFLGRNLSASVDWFAFGAVLYEMLTGNSPFDDGVTDERKIVRSVVYGTPKYPEWLTAEEKDILQKLLCKDPYFRLGVASKIESHPFFSSIDWNEVQARRATPPPELQDFHHQKARESHHKSENKKSLYNNSGKPKAGEKAARNPPVHAFLSRTCDNPTCSM